Proteins encoded within one genomic window of Aspergillus nidulans FGSC A4 chromosome VII:
- a CDS encoding uncharacterized protein (transcript_id=CADANIAT00009083), whose translation MHYLSTENILLKARCQGLEEALVNEKKRRQRGKPLIFQLQAPEAGNAVFYSPRKIQQARDLQKEKDEAIQQAKAAKEEAKLHRQREKEEKQQVTEERRRMKAVERQIRLQEAEKKKLEKEHQKEEARIAKGAEIQLQNDIKTVKQRRPKLPATPKAPKKQKRSPPAAEAVLETPTTVNRRGRQIRLPQRFRDS comes from the coding sequence ATGCATTACCTCTCTACAGAGAATATCCTGCTCAAGGCACGCTGCCAAGGCCTCGAGGAAGCGCTAGTTaacgaaaagaaaagacGGCAGCGTGGAAAGCCTCTTATATTCCAGTTGCAGGCACCAGAGGCAGGAAATGCAGTCTTTTATTCTCCTAGGAAGATCCAGCAGGCGCGTGAcctccagaaagagaaagatgaggcTATCCAGCAAGCTAAAGCTGCAAAAGAGGAGGCTAAACTGCATCGGCAGcgggagaaggaagagaagcagcaagttactgaggagagaaggagaatgaaggCTGTAGAACGGCAAATTCGGTTgcaggaagcagagaagaagaagcttgagaAGGAGCACCAGAAAGAGGAGGCTCGTATAGCCAAGGGAGCTGAGATACAGCTTCAAAATGATATCAAAACTGTTAAGCAGAGGAGACCTAAGCTGCCAGCAACACCAAAGGCTCCAAAAAAACAGAAACGATCACCTCCAGCAGCTGAAGCTGTCCTAGAAACCCCTACCACTGTCAATCGTCGAGGACGGCAGATCCGGCTTCCACAACGCTTTCGCGACTCTTGA
- a CDS encoding uncharacterized protein (transcript_id=CADANIAT00009084): MELALAEIESLEPGEQFSYAQNAKKFGVSRSTLSRRHRGVQGSKKQQYENMQFLNPQQTKELINYINKQAKKGLFSSNEMVKNFAEEIAGKKAGKNWVSRWLKKHDDKLVSAYTTGIDSSRKKADSAFKYSLYFDSLKQKMEEYDIQPEDTYNMDEKGFLIRILSKCKRIFSKESYIAEGSKQRLQDGNHE; encoded by the coding sequence ATGGAGCTAGCGCTGGCAGAAATAGAATCCCTGGAGCCTGGAGAACAGTTTAGCTATGCTCAGAATGCGAAAAAGTTTGGTGTAAGCCGCTCAACGTTGTCCAGAAGGCATCGAGGTGTCCAAGGCTCAAAAAAGCAGCAATACGAAAACATGCAGTTTCTCAACCCCCAACAGACAAAGGAGCTTATAAACTACATCAATAagcaggcgaagaaaggaTTATTCTCTTCTAATGAGATGGTCAAAAACTTTGCCGAGGAAATTGCTGGAAAAAAGGCAGGAAAGAACTGGGTTTCACGCTGGCTAAAGAAGCATGATGACAAGCTTGTGAGTGCCTACACAACTGGCATTGATTCATCACGCAAGAAGGCTGATTCTGCCTTTAAATATTCGCTATATTTTGATTctctgaagcagaagatggaggaataTGATATCCAGCCAGAGGATACCTACAACATGGATGAGAAGGGTTTCCTAATTAGGATTCTCTCCAAGTGCAAAAGAATCTTCTCTAAGGAGTCCTATATTGCTGAGGGATCCAAGCAGCGTCTCCAGGATGGAAATCATGAATAG
- a CDS encoding uncharacterized protein (transcript_id=CADANIAT00009085) — translation MSTDNPATQATPDPPAPPAPEASQSTQVPMNQPEPLTASSAREPVQTLHQVVTYVDQHKVLGVIAVHQNRYFSWQARFAHLQWTSLASTFERVLGGSAVTVGLLISFISPFPVASLTGVVIVAWQYIVVSYHNEIRRIAAAVDEIASQARASVDSGRLYASSVTAYEKSILRLVAVLVNDTGRYNLDVYRPTPGIGPLLTENIDAITPAAKEVAALVTTSSTNLPKALQALEQVKYLGDKANLLARHGEIADAAALLAELGTALTTIRDVEAQLLDAEQRPTHRKIVEQLQAAATPPPAPEPEPQPEPQQANPDELPNAVTLRNPKVIVGGLSGAPEDVDDKVFQLDLPFAVSLYGHSSSTLWVVDNGMICLDEAPTASPASVRTGQQLPFRDGLAPYSLFPLWKDLKIVQGKPHGIYYDIEGNAPNRTLTIEFYVTRYNMEDQYFHFLMILEEARPNIATFRYFDVQDEGAEGTVGVQGPQNYKLFSYNQRKISPGLELVFDTTPNVNRVETSTFPLP, via the exons ATGTCCACAGACAATCCAGCTACTCAGGCtactccagatcctccagcaCCCCCAGCTCCCGAAGCTTCTCAAAGTACTCAAGTTCCTATGAACCAGCCTGAGCCACTGACTGCCTCATCTGCGCGAGAACCCGTCCAGACGTTGCACCAAGTAGTTACCTACGTCGACCAGCACAAGG TCTTGGGGGTCATCGCCGTCCATCAGAACAGATATTTCTCGTGGCAGGCCCGGTTCGCCCACCTGCAGTGGACCTCGCTCGCATCGACCTTTGAGAGAGTCCTCGGCGGAAGCGCCGTCACCGTCGGCCTCTTGATCAGCTTCATCTCGCCCTTCCCTGTTGCATCTCTCACGGGCGTCGTCATCGTTGCATGGCAGTACATTGTCGTCTCTTACCACAATGAGATCCGCCGCATCGCCGCGGCCGTCGACGAAATAGCGTCTCAGGCCAGAGCCAGTGTCGACAGTGGCCGTCTCTATGCTTCGTCTGTCACCGCATACGAGAAGTCCATCTTGCGTCTCGTCGCCGTGCTCGTCAACGACACGGGCCGATACAATCTTGACGTGTACAGACCCACACCCGGCATCGGACCCCTTCTTACAGAAAACATCGACGCCATCACCCCTGCCGCCAAAGAAGTGGCTGCCCTAGTCACAACCTCGAGCACCAACCTCCCAAAGGCCCTTCAAGCCCTCGAGCAGGTCAAGTACCTAGGCGACAAAGCGAACCTGCTCGCGCGACACGGCGAGATCGCCGACGCAGCCGCATTACTTGCCGAGCTAGGCACAGCCCTAACGACCATCCGTGACGTTGAAGCGCAACTTCTCGATGCAGAGCAGAGACCAA CCCATAGAAAGATTGTCGAACAACTCCAGGCGGCCGCGACGCctccaccagcgccagagccCGAACCCCAGCCTGAACCCCAACAGGCAAACCCGGACGAGTTGCCTAATGCTGTG ACCCTCCGCAACCCCAAAGTCATCGTCGGCGGCCTCTCTGGTGCCCCTGAAGACGTCGACGACAAGGTCTTCCAGCTCGATCTCCCGTTCGCCGTCTCTCTCTACGGCCACTCCAGCTCGACATTGTGGGTCGTCGACAACGGGATGATCTGTCTGGACGAAGCTCCTACTGCAAGTCCGGCGAGTGTGCGAACAGGGCAGCAACTTCCATTCCGCGACGGTCTAGCACCATACTCGCTATTCCCCCTCTGGAAAGATCTGAAGATCGTACAGGGCAAGCCGCACGGTATCTACTACGACATCGAAGGAAACGCACCCAACCGCACCCTAACAATTGAGTTCTATGTGACGAGGTATAACATGGAGGACCAGTACTTCCatttcttgatgatcttggAAGAGGCGAGGCCCAACATCGCGACGTTCCGGTACTTTGATGTCCAGGATGAGGGGGCTGAGGGGACGGTTGGAGTGCAGGGACCGCAGA ACTACAAACTATTCTCGTACAACCAGCGCAAGATCTCTCCTGGTTTGGAGCTGGTGTTCGATACCACACCTAATGTTAATCGCGTGGAGACGTCGACGTTCCCCTTGCCCTAG
- a CDS encoding uncharacterized protein (transcript_id=CADANIAT00009086), protein MIFESDSALRNLERLLRKTIDLKTLLSGKSVLECTITASKLFMENNEGSFTTGNVSKEYMDLYILVKNKVTELYDNINQMKYEYQKHPHLTMICALPKYKSLVNGFHSALEEIGHFLKVQDLINHGINSKPPTTHAKQLKRSVRSVNRGEPHARIPAQPRPPSRVDKRIKYAQKPQNTRSRRNQRPHSLDLVRQNMDTCIYNRQKRGSCRNCGLYNHWESECSHCCGRCSRDNHTVSFCWKTPSCYTWNAATAKATDTMSTNNPNWKEFINVIPGRFVNPGRFVNLQKFRTRQPPRTSTDHHATKSA, encoded by the exons ATGATTTTTGAGTCGGACTCTGCACTCAGGAACTTGGAACGTCTACTCCGGAAGACGATTGATTTGAAGACTCTTCTGAGCGGCAAAAGTGTATTAGAATGCACCATAACGGCCTCGAAACTTTTTATGGAGAACAATGAGGGATCATTTACAACAGGCAATGTTTCGAAGGAGTACATGGACTTGTACATACTGGTGAAAAATAAAGTCACAGAGTTATATGACAACATAAATCAAATGAAATACGAATATCAGAAGCATCCCCATCTCACGATGATATGTGCTCTTCCCAAATATAAAAGCTTGGTCAATGGCTTTCACTCAGCTCTCGAAGAGATTGGTCACTTCTTGAAGGTGCAGGATTTGAT AAATCACGGCATCAATTCCAAGCCACCCACTACTCATGCAAAACAGCTGAAACGCTCGGTGCGGAGTGTTAATCGAGGGGAGCCTCATGCCCGCATACCTGCACAGCCTCGACCACCTAGTCGAGTTGATAAAAGGATTAAGTATGCTCAAAAACCCCAAAATACCCGCTCTAGAAGAAACCAGAGGCCACATagccttgatcttgtccgCCAAAATATGGATACATGCATCTACAACCGACAAAAGAGAGGTTCATGCCGAAACTGTGGACTATACAACCACTGGGAGAGTGAGTGCAGCCATTGCTGTGGAAGGT GCTCGAGAGATAATCATACTGTCTCGTTTTGTTGGAAGACGCCTTCCTGCTATACTT GGAATGCGGCTACAGCAAAAGCTACAGATACGATGTCCACCAATAACCCCAACTGGAAGGAGTTCATTAACGTAATTCCCGGTCGGTTCGTGAATCCCGGTCGGTTCGTAAACCTCCAAAAATTCCGAACGCGCCAGCCACCACGAACTTCAACCGACCACCATGCCACGAAAAGCGCGTAA
- the eng2 gene encoding putative GPI anchored endo-1,3(4)-beta-glucanase (transcript_id=CADANIAT00009087), whose protein sequence is MSSSLMRRVGSLAASAIIFPGIAHAASNYKLKESWEGEKILNHFHFFDNADPTNGFVTYVNQSYAESAGLVKTTDSGSLYLGVDYENVLTVDGPGRESVRIESNEYYDQGLYVVDIQHMPGSICGTWPAFWTVGPDWPTDGEIDIIEGVNKHDANKIVLHTSDTCDVGGGYKMTGDMTSSECGEASGTIGCVVQGKQGSSGDPFNEQGGGVYAMEWQEKYLKIWYFPRSSIPESLTAGTPDVSSFGTPMAHLQGSCNFKERFTHQKLILDTTFCGDWAGGVFGDSGCPVSDPSDPMLSCKNYVAENPAVYKNAYWELNSIKIYQLGGTAEVEGTQSAAAESTAAEATAAETTAAATQTANGGSIEEITTSTHSVTRTKTVSATHSTETAAVTETAAATTAAASVASEVDATNTQPVSKTKSTSYVTSTTTLCPVESSQAAATESVSRTKTTSYVTITTTLCPVESLQTANAVPSAKASTDAAAATTPAAEPHPSNAETPADSKSSADAVTAQATKTTIAVNTPNPATDSASSVPPDSIVYTAPEVTSSSSVPLFTIVSSSSQFVTVPTAAPSSFEPTDAVRDGADSYSTAASPTTPSNPVFTGVGSKVSISASVAIAAFVMLLLVN, encoded by the coding sequence AtgtcttcttccctcatGCGAAGGGTGGGTTccctcgccgcctccgcGATCATCTTCCCCGGCATCGCCCATGCCGCCAGCAACTACAAACTCAAGGAGTCCTGGGAAGGCGAGAAGATCCTTAATCACTTCCACTTCTTTGACAACGCCGACCCCACCAACGGTTTCGTCACCTACGTCAATCAGAGCTACGCAGAGTCCGCCGGCCTCGTCAAGACCACCGACAGCGGGAGCCTCTATTTAGGTGTTGACTATGAGAACGTTCTCACCGTAGACGGCCCGGGCCGTGAGTCTGTCCGCATCGAGAGCAACGAGTATTACGACCAGGGGTTGTACGTCGTCGATATCCAACACATGCCCGGCAGCATCTGCGGCACATGGCCAGCCTTCTGGACCGTTGGCCCCGACTGGCCGACGGACGGTGAGATTGATATTATCGAGGGAGTGAACAAGCACGATGCGAACAAGATCGTGCTGCACACTAGCGATACTTGTGACGTTGGTGGTGGCTACAAGATGACCGGCGACATGACCTCAAGCGAATGCGGCGAAGCTTCAGGAACTATCGGATGCGTTGTCCAAGGCAAGCAGGGCTCCTCCGGCGACCCTTTCAACGAGCAAGGTGGTGGAGTCTATGCCATGGAATGGCAGGAAAAGTACCTCAAGATCTGGTACTTTCCCCGGTCTTCGATCCCCGAGTCCCTCACTGCGGGCACCCCTGACGTTTCGTCTTTTGGCACTCCTATGGCTCACCTCCAGGGCTCCTGCAACTTCAAGGAACGTTTCACCCATCAGAAGCTGATCCTCGACACAACATTTTGCGGTGACTGGGCGGGCGGTGTTTTTGGGGACAGCGGATGCCCCGTCAGCGACCCCAGCGACCCAATGCTGAGTTGCAAGAACTATGTTGCCGAGAACCCGGCTGTATACAAGAACGCTTACTGGGAGCTGAACTCTATTAAGATCTACCAGCTTGGTGGGACTGCTGAGGTGGAGGGCACCCAGTCCGCTGCCGCCGAGTCTACTGCCGCCGAGGCCACTGCTGCCGAAACGACTGCTGCTGCGACGCAGACGGCTAATGGGGGCTCAATTGAGGAGATTACTACCAGCACCCACAGCGTTACCCGGACAAAGACCGTGAGCGCCACGCACTCAACTGAGACTGCCGCTGTAACtgagactgctgctgcaactaCGGCTGCCGCCAGTGTTGCTTCGGAAGTTGACGCAACCAACACGCAACCCGTCTCCAAGACTAAGAGCACCAGCTACGTCACCTCCACAACCACACTATGTCCCGTCGAGAGCTCCCAGGCGGCCGCCACGGAATCCGTCTCCAGAACAAAGACAACCAGCTACGTGACGATCACGACGACGCTCTGCCCAGTCGAGAGCCTGCAGACTGCCAATGCCGTTCCCAGCGCAAAGGCCTCAACAgacgcagctgcagccacaACCCCGGCGGCTGAACCTCACCCATCCAACGCGGAGACCCCCGCAGACTCGAAGAGCTCTGCAGACGCCGTGACCGCCCAAGCCACGAAGACAACCATCGCCGTGAACACCCCTAACCCGGCGACCGACTCAGCCTCTTCGGTTCCTCCAGATAGCATCGTCTACACAGCGCCAGAAGtgaccagcagctcgtcCGTTCCACTGTTCACTATCgtctcgtcctcctcgcaGTTCGTGACTGTCCCTACTGCGGCCCCATCGTCCTTCGAGCCTACGGACGCTGTGCGCGACGGAGCCGACAGCTACAGCACAGCTGCATCCCCGACGACGCCGTCCAACCCCGTCTTCACGGGTGTAGGTAGCAAGGTTTCTATCAGCGCGTCTGTAgccattgctgcctttgtgatgctgctgctcgtcaaTTAG